In Leptolyngbya sp. O-77, the genomic window GTGGCGGCCTGCATTGCCGGAGTATTTAGCCTGGAGGATGCCCTGCGGCTGGTGGCAGCGCGGGGGCGGCTGATGCAGGCACTCCCAGAGGGCGGCGGCATGGTATCGGTAATGGCGGATGCAGAAACGGTGGCGGCGCGGCTGGAGAACCCCGAAACCGTGGCGATCGCCGCCATGAATGGGCCGCAATCTACCGTGATCTCCGGCGAGAACACAGCGTTGAAAAAGCTGGCCGCTCAGCTTGCCGCCGAGGGCATCAAAACCACACCGCTGAACGTCTCTCATGCATTTCATTCGCCGCTGATGTCGCCGATGCTGGCGGAGTTTGCCCAGGTTGCGAAGACGGTCACCTATCACACGCCGCAAATCCCGCTGATTTCTAACGTGACGGGCGATTGGATTACCGAGGACATTGCCACGCCCGACTACTGGGTTCAGCATATTCGCCAGCCGGTGCGGTTTCAGCAGGGCATGGAAACCTTGCAGCGGCGAGGCTGTGGCGCGTTTCTGGAAATTGGGGCAAAGCCAATTCTGCTGGGCATGGGGCGGCTGTGCGTGCAGGCCAGCCATCCAGATCTGGCAGAAACCATGCTCTGGCTGCCGAGCCTGCGCCCAGGACAAGAGGACTGGCAAACGCTACTCAGCAGCCTGGCCGCGCTCTACGTTCACGGTGTGGATCTCGACTGGGTGGCGATCGCCCCGCCGTTTGCTCGACGGCTTCCCAGCTTGCCGACTTACCCGTTCCAGCGGCAGCGCTACTGGTGGCAGCCCGATAGCTGCCCGCCTGGGTTGGTTAGCGCAAGTTCACCCAGTCGCCTGCGTTCCCCAGGGCTGCATCCCCTGCTGGGCAAACGGCTGCGGCTGGGCGGCACCAGCGAAATCTGGTTTGAAGCACAGATCAGCGCCACCTCGCCTGCCTATCTGGCCGATCACCAGATCGCCACGCAGGCCGTCTTTCCGGCGGCGGCCTATGTCGAAATGGCGATCGCGTCAGCGTTGCGGAGCAATATCGCCGCTGGTCGGGCTGTGGGCCTCTCTCCGGTAGAACTCACCCAGTTTCGCATTGAGCAAGCGCTCCGGCTGTCGGCATCTCCCACAACGCTGCAACTGGCGCTGTCGCCGGAGGCGGGCGGCTATCGGTTCCAACTCCTAAGCCTGGACGCTGAGTCGGAGACGTGGACGCGCCACGCCACAGGCTTTTTGGCAGCAGGTCGGCCGCTGAGTTCTGGCACTGTGCTGGCAGAGATCCAGGCGCAATTTCGTCAGCAGGCGATCGCCCCGTTGGACTACTATGCCCAGTTGCGCCAGCAACACCTGAACTATGGCCCTGCGTTTCAGGTGATTCAGCAACTCTGGCAGGGCGACGGTGCTGCCTTGGCTCGCCTGCATCTGCCAGATATGCTGAGGACTGAGGCGGCGGCGTACCATCTGCATCCCACGCTGCTAGACGGCTGTTTTCAAACAGTGGCGGCTGCCTGCGGATTTGGCAACGCCGACGGAACTTACTTACCCACAGGCATTGAGGCGCTGCGGCTGGGGATGCCGGCCCAGTCCACGGTCTGGAGTTGGGTGCGGCGCGTTCGCACTGTCACTCCGGCGGGAAACGTCGGGCGGCCGCTGCTGATAGCCGATTTGCAGATTCTCAACCCGACTGGTGAACTCGTGGCGGAGATCACAGGACTTTCTCTGCATCCCGTCAGCGAAACGTCACTATTGCGAATGGTCGGCAGCACGGAATCTTTTCAAATTGCAGAACGTAATCAGACCTGTTTGCCGGAACTCCAGACGGAATGGATTTACGCCCTTGACTGGCAGCCGGATGAGAACAGCGACCAGACAGAATCCGTTGCGACTCAACCCCGTCAGTGGATGATTCTGAGCGATCGCCAAAAGATTGGCCAACGGCTGGCAGAACGGCTGACCCAGCAGGGCGATTCGCGTAGCAATCCCTTCGGGAATCGCGCATCACTGCTGTTTGCGGATTGGGGGTCGGATGGGGCTTTGGCAAACAGCGTGAATCCGCTGGATGCCGAAGAGATGCAGCAACGCATTGCAGAACAGGGGGCGATCGCCCCGGTGACCGATGTGGTGCACCTGTGGGGACTGGATACGGAACCGTTCAGCACGGGCCAAACGCTAACCCAAACCTGCACCCAGCTTTGCGGCGGCGTGCTGCATCTGGTGCAGGCGCTCAATGCCGTTCAAAAATCCCCCACACCCCGGTTGTGGATCGTCACGGCGGGAACCCAGGCAATTGCCCCATCTGACCCGCCTACCCACGTCCCCGCGGCGGCGCTGTGGGGATTGGCGCGATCGCTCCGTCAGGAACAGCCCGACCTGCGCTGCACCTGCATCGACCTGGACGCAGCAGACCCAGACCCCGCTGCGACTCTGCTGGCAGCGTTGCAGCAGACCGATGCGGAAGACCAGATCGCCTATCGCCAGGGGACGCGATACGTGGTGCGGCTGAAACCCGAACCCACAAAACCCGCGCTGGTGGTTCCCAATGCGCCCTCATTTCGTCTGGGGCTGACGCAATATGGCGTGCTGGATAATCTAGCGCTGATGCCCTGCCAGCGGCGATCGCCCGGCCCGGGTGAGGTAGAGATTTTGGTGCGGGCGGCAGGCGTAAACTTCCGCGACGTGCTGAATGCGCTAGGAATGCTCCAGCCCTATCTGGAACACATGGGCTTTGCCACGGCGGACGCAGTGCCCTTTGGCGGCGAGTGTGCGGGCGTGGTGGTGGCGGTAGGCGACGGGGTAACGGCGGTTCGCGTGGGCGATGCGGTGATGGCGGCGCAGGCGATCGGCAGCCTGGGGCAGCACGTCACGGTGAACGCAAAATGGGTCGCGCCCAAGCCTCAATCCCTTACGTTTGCAGAGGCGGCGACAATTCCGACAACGTTTCTCACGGCAGTTCATGGGCTGCGTCAGTTGGCAACGCTGCAAAAGGGCGATCGCATCCTGATTCATGCGGCGGCAGGCGGGGTGGGTCTGGCCGCAGTCCAGCTTGCCCTGCGCCTCGGTGCGGAGGTCTACGCCACGGCCAGCGCCCCCAAGCAGGATTTTCTGAAATCTCTCGGCGTGCAGCACGTATTTGATTCGCGCACGCTGGATTTTGCCGACCAGATCGCTGAACTGACGAATGGGCGCGGCGTAGACGTAGTGCTGAATAGCCTCAACGGCGACTACATTCCCCGCAGTCTGGCGCTGCTGTCGCCCCACGGTCGGTTTGTGGAAATCGGTAAACTTGGCATCTGGACAGCGGAGCAGGTTCACGCTGTGCGCCCGGATGTGGCGTATTTCGCGTTTGATCTGCTGGACGTGTCAAAAGAGCAGCCAGACTACATTTCGGAGTTGTTGAACGAATTGACCGGGCAGTTCCAGCGGGGCGAACTGAAACCCTTGCGGCATACCGTGTTTGAGATTGCCGAAGCCCCAGCGGCTTTCCGCTACATGGCTCAGGCAAAGCACATCGGCAAGGTGGTGATGGCGCTGCCGCCCGTGCTGCCGCAGCAGCCAGTGGTGCGCCCCGATGGCACCTATCTGATTACGGGCGGGCTGGGGGCGCTGGGCCAACTCACGGCGCAATGGCTGGTGGAGCAGGGCGCAAAGAGCCTGCTGCTGGTGGGGCGCAAGCCTCCGTCGGCGATCGCCCAGGCCTGGATTAGCGACCTAGAAGCGCAGGGAGTTACTGTGACTCCAGCGCAAGCAGATATAGCAGAACCGGGGGCGATCGCCCCTCTGCTAGAACACTGTCCCCTGCCATTGCGGGGCGTGGTTCACGCGGCCGGCGTGCTGGACGACGGCGTGCTGCAAAACCAGACATGGGAGCGGTTTCAGGCGGTGCTGGCTCCAAAGGTTCAGGGAGCCTGGAACCTGCACGAACTGACGCGATCGCACGATTTAGATTTCTTCGTCTGCTTTTCGTCGGCTGCTTCGCTGCTGGGTTCGGCGGGTCAGACCAACTACGCCGCTGCCAATGCAGTGCTGGATAGTCTGATGCACCACCGCCGTCGGTTGGGACTGCCGGGCCTCAGCGTCAACTGGGGAGCCTGGGCCGTGGGCATGTCTACGCAACTGATGGAACGGGAGCGGCAGCGGCTCGAAGCTCAGGGCATGACCCTGATTTCGCCCGCACAAGGGATGCCGCTGTTGTCTGAGCTATTGCGGCAAAACCTGGTGCAGGTGGGCGTTTTGCCAATCGAGTGGGCCAGGTTTCGCGCAGTCCACGCAGGACAGGAGCTATCGCCCTTTTTTGAGCGCGTGCTGCCCGCTGCACCCGTTGCGGTTCCTGCTGCCTCGCCACTGTTGCAGAGTTTGCAGCAGGGGGGCGATTCCGGGACGGATTGCGTCGCGAATCGCCTGGAGCGGTTGCAGCAGTTTATCCAACAGCAGTTGGCCAAAGTCCTGGGCTTTAGCGCCCCGGAACTGATTGACGTTCACGATCAGTTTTCGGACTTAGGGATGGATTCTCTGATGGCAGTGGAATTCACCAACCGACTCCAGGCAGGGCTGGGCTTTTCCATTTCGCAAGCGCTGCTGCTCGACCATTCCAGCGTGGCTGCCCTGGCGGAACATCTGGCCACAACGTTGTTTCAGGATGGCCCCTCTGCGGGGAAAGGGATGGTCACAGCCCAGCAGGCGATCGCCCAAACTGGGCAGTCTATCGCAATGGACGTTGCCACAGACCTTGCCGCAATGGAAGCGACCGCCAGAGAAGGGGAAGACGGGCGATCGCCCCTGTCCTTGCAGCGTCCTGATCAGCCTGATTCGTCACCCTCTAGGACGAATCAGGAGAATGCCAGCCTGAACGGAATAGCGAATGCAAGTATTCCCGCCGATCGAGTCAGGAACAGCAGCCCCGATACCCCGCAGCAGGATGCGTTAGGTTCAAATCTAGGTTCAAATCTAATCGCTCATTCTGAATCAGAAAATCTTGAGGTTCCAGAATCCTATTATCACTTCCATCTCACGCCTGAGTATCAGAACCTGCGACAGGAACTGAATCGAGTGGAAGAACTCGGAAACCCCTTTTTCATGCAGCATACTGGGATTTCCCGCGACACCACTGAGATTCACGAAAAAACATTCATTAGCTACGCCAGCTATAACTACCTGGGCATGTCGGGTGATCCGATCGTGACCCAGGCGGCGATTGCTGCGGTGCAGGCATATGGCACGTCGGTTTCCGCCAGTCGCGTCCTGTCAGGCGAACGCCCTTTCCACCGAGAGCTAGAACAGGAAATTGCTCAGTTTTTGGACGCTGAGGACTGCCTGCTGTTCGTTGGGGGGCACGCCACAAACGTAACGACCATCGGGCATCTGTTCGGTCGCCAGGACTTGATCCTCTACGATGCCCTCAGCCACAACAGCATCCGCGAGGGCTGCAAATTGGCAGGGGCGACGCTGATGGAATTTCCGCACAATGATTGGCGATCGCTCGAACGCCTGTTGTCCCAGCATCGCCTGCGCTATGAAAAAGTGCTGATTGCCATTGAAGGCATCTACAGCGCGGATGGCGACATCGCTCCTTTGCCAGAAATCGTGGCCCTGAAAAAACGTTTCAAAACCTTCTTGCTGGTGGACGAGGCGCACTCCATTGGCGTGTTAGGGCAGAGCGGTCGCGGCATTGGTGAACATTTTGGCATTGCGGCCCGCGACGTGGATCTGTGGATGGGAACGCTGAGCAAGTCGTTTGCAAGCTGCGGCGGCTACATTGCGGGCAGCAAGGCGCTGGTGGAGTATCTGAAATATACGGCTCCTGGTTTTGTCTACAGCGTGGGCATGACTCCTGCGAACACGGCAGCGGCCCTCGCCTCGCTGCGATTGCTGCAACGGGAGCCAGAGCGAGTTCAGCGGCTCAGAGCGCGATCGCAGCTATTCCTCCACCTCGCACAAGAACACGCGCTGAATACGGGCAGCAGTGCAGACACGCCGATTATTCCGGTTATCATTGGCGACTCCCAAGCAGCAGTTCGGCTTTGTCACCGTCTAATGCAGCACGGAATTCATGTGCAGCCGATGGTCTATCCCTCGGTGCCCTACGATAGCGCTCGTTTGCGGTTCTTTTTGTCTTGTTTACATACGGAGGAGCAAATTCACCTTACTGTATCGGCGATCGCCAAGGAGATTTCACGATTGAATTCTTAGTTAGTTAAATTTCTAGCCCTGCCTAATGTCTAGGCTATGACCCGCACTGTTCATGCTTTTGTTCCAAAAAACCTGAATTCAGAGCTTACAGCAACTCTCAAAAGCTGAGCGTGAGCAGATCCAAAACCTCATCAAAAAAATGACATTTTCTATTCCTAAGAACCTTGCAAGAGCCTCCTCTTTGAATCACCAGTCTGTTTCTTCTAGGATTTCCTACACCGCGCTAATTCTGACAACATCGTGGAGCGCTGTCGTGCTTTCTCCGATGTCAGCCCTTTCCCAGGAGGCATCACCCCAAGACGATATTTCCCCAGCTTCTATCCCCGCATTGACTGAATCTTCTCCATCTGCGTTGCCGCCCGCCGCATCGACGGAATTCTTGCTTCCACCAGATTCAACTGATGTGATTGCGGAGAGTCCAATGCCGCTTACGTCTTACCAGGCGGCGGATTTGCTGAATATGGCAGCGCTGTTGCCATCCGAATTGGCTGCTACTGCCGACTATCCACCGGAGTCAGATGCAAACGAGAGGGCGATCGCCCAAGCTGAGCCAGCCCCACCATCCGCCCCGGAACGCTTTGGAGCCGTTGGGCAAAATTACTGGTACGTGCAGGCGGGGCCGTCCATTTCCTTCGATCCAGATGATGACGGCTTTGCAGCGTTTGGGCTGGCGGGCGCAGGCATTACGGACTTCTTTGCCCACGGGCACAGCATTAACCTGGAATTGAATAAGCTCAAGTTCATTCAGCCAGGAGATGATGCGGTGGGTCTGAATCTTGGGCTGATCCTGCGCTGGCACTTTGTACGAGAAGACACCTGGTCACTGTATGTGGATGGCGGCGCAGGGTTTCTAGTCACCAGTGAAGATGTGCCCGCAGAGGGTGGATCGCAGTTCAACTTCACGCCCCAGGTCGGTGGCGGTGCAACCTTCCGAATGCGAGACCAGGAACACCTCATGGTAGGGCTGCGCTGGCACCACATTTCCAACGCCGAGCTATACCCACCAAACCCTGGCCGCGACAGCATTCTACTCTACGTCGGCTATATGTGGCCGCGCTGAGGGCTAGGGGTTGGTGGCAACAGGCAGGCGCGAAGCCCAAAGGCTGACCAGGCGATCGACTGCCTGATCCCAGCCGTAGGGCTGCACCCAGTCTCGCGCCTGCCGTCCCAAGCGCTGCCGCAGGTCTGGGTCTTCGATGAGCAACTGGAGTTTTTCGACAAAATCTGTGGTGCTGTCCGGCTCATAGAGCAGACCGTTGACTCCGGGCTGAATGCTGTCCAGAACGCCGCCTGCCGCTGGAGCAACGGCGGGAATTCCAGCAGCAAAAGCTTCAAACAGCGTCAGCCCTTTGGTTTCCTTTCTGGAGGTCGTGACGTGGAAATCGCAATTTGCCATGAGTGCAGGAATCTGATCTGGAGACACGCGACCCAGCAGGTGAAAATCGACCACGCCCGTTAGCGATTGACGGATGGTATCCCGCAGTTCTCCATCCCCCGCAATCAGCAGCAAGATGCGACTTGAACCCAGGTTTTGGACTAGCTTTGGAACTGCT contains:
- a CDS encoding type I polyketide synthase — its product is MPPEPIAIIGIGCRYPGADSPDAFWQLLKNGVDAVSEVPPSRWDRTQFESVANTESARASLRWGGFLKSVDQFDPLFFGIAPREVNTMDPQQRLLLEVAWEAMEDAGIVPERLRGTDTGVFVGIGTHDYSVMLWQEPINDPYLTTGTGNCIAANRISYIFDLKGPSLSVDTACSSSLISVHLACQSLWTGESTMALAGGVNLLLLPTVTLGFARGGFMSTSGRCRSFDANADGYVRSEGAGMVLLKPLTQAQADGDPIYAVIRGTAANQDGFSNGIAAPNVDAQERVLRAAYRRAGISPGQVQYIEAHGTGTKLGDPIEITALGRVLTEDRPTGSLCAVGSVKSNIGHTETAAGVAGVIKAALSLKHGQIPPSLHFQTPNPQIGFDSLPLRVQTELTPWTSSPAIAGVNSFGFGGTNAHIVMQEAPVPAEQNVSKNVPKKLNKKVKKKQIKPLLERELEGDRPLHLLTLSAKNETALRQLAERYSEYLTNHPATDLANLCFTANIGRSHFSHRLALVAESPVQIQQQLQAFAQRQETDNLTYGTTAQAAPSVAFLFTGQGSQAVDMGRSLYQTQPLFRETVDKAAKLLEPKLKRPLLSVLYPTSDQASRAADWIDQTAYTQPALFVLEYALATLWQSWGVQPAVVMGHSIGEYVAACIAGVFSLEDALRLVAARGRLMQALPEGGGMVSVMADAETVAARLENPETVAIAAMNGPQSTVISGENTALKKLAAQLAAEGIKTTPLNVSHAFHSPLMSPMLAEFAQVAKTVTYHTPQIPLISNVTGDWITEDIATPDYWVQHIRQPVRFQQGMETLQRRGCGAFLEIGAKPILLGMGRLCVQASHPDLAETMLWLPSLRPGQEDWQTLLSSLAALYVHGVDLDWVAIAPPFARRLPSLPTYPFQRQRYWWQPDSCPPGLVSASSPSRLRSPGLHPLLGKRLRLGGTSEIWFEAQISATSPAYLADHQIATQAVFPAAAYVEMAIASALRSNIAAGRAVGLSPVELTQFRIEQALRLSASPTTLQLALSPEAGGYRFQLLSLDAESETWTRHATGFLAAGRPLSSGTVLAEIQAQFRQQAIAPLDYYAQLRQQHLNYGPAFQVIQQLWQGDGAALARLHLPDMLRTEAAAYHLHPTLLDGCFQTVAAACGFGNADGTYLPTGIEALRLGMPAQSTVWSWVRRVRTVTPAGNVGRPLLIADLQILNPTGELVAEITGLSLHPVSETSLLRMVGSTESFQIAERNQTCLPELQTEWIYALDWQPDENSDQTESVATQPRQWMILSDRQKIGQRLAERLTQQGDSRSNPFGNRASLLFADWGSDGALANSVNPLDAEEMQQRIAEQGAIAPVTDVVHLWGLDTEPFSTGQTLTQTCTQLCGGVLHLVQALNAVQKSPTPRLWIVTAGTQAIAPSDPPTHVPAAALWGLARSLRQEQPDLRCTCIDLDAADPDPAATLLAALQQTDAEDQIAYRQGTRYVVRLKPEPTKPALVVPNAPSFRLGLTQYGVLDNLALMPCQRRSPGPGEVEILVRAAGVNFRDVLNALGMLQPYLEHMGFATADAVPFGGECAGVVVAVGDGVTAVRVGDAVMAAQAIGSLGQHVTVNAKWVAPKPQSLTFAEAATIPTTFLTAVHGLRQLATLQKGDRILIHAAAGGVGLAAVQLALRLGAEVYATASAPKQDFLKSLGVQHVFDSRTLDFADQIAELTNGRGVDVVLNSLNGDYIPRSLALLSPHGRFVEIGKLGIWTAEQVHAVRPDVAYFAFDLLDVSKEQPDYISELLNELTGQFQRGELKPLRHTVFEIAEAPAAFRYMAQAKHIGKVVMALPPVLPQQPVVRPDGTYLITGGLGALGQLTAQWLVEQGAKSLLLVGRKPPSAIAQAWISDLEAQGVTVTPAQADIAEPGAIAPLLEHCPLPLRGVVHAAGVLDDGVLQNQTWERFQAVLAPKVQGAWNLHELTRSHDLDFFVCFSSAASLLGSAGQTNYAAANAVLDSLMHHRRRLGLPGLSVNWGAWAVGMSTQLMERERQRLEAQGMTLISPAQGMPLLSELLRQNLVQVGVLPIEWARFRAVHAGQELSPFFERVLPAAPVAVPAASPLLQSLQQGGDSGTDCVANRLERLQQFIQQQLAKVLGFSAPELIDVHDQFSDLGMDSLMAVEFTNRLQAGLGFSISQALLLDHSSVAALAEHLATTLFQDGPSAGKGMVTAQQAIAQTGQSIAMDVATDLAAMEATAREGEDGRSPLSLQRPDQPDSSPSRTNQENASLNGIANASIPADRVRNSSPDTPQQDALGSNLGSNLIAHSESENLEVPESYYHFHLTPEYQNLRQELNRVEELGNPFFMQHTGISRDTTEIHEKTFISYASYNYLGMSGDPIVTQAAIAAVQAYGTSVSASRVLSGERPFHRELEQEIAQFLDAEDCLLFVGGHATNVTTIGHLFGRQDLILYDALSHNSIREGCKLAGATLMEFPHNDWRSLERLLSQHRLRYEKVLIAIEGIYSADGDIAPLPEIVALKKRFKTFLLVDEAHSIGVLGQSGRGIGEHFGIAARDVDLWMGTLSKSFASCGGYIAGSKALVEYLKYTAPGFVYSVGMTPANTAAALASLRLLQREPERVQRLRARSQLFLHLAQEHALNTGSSADTPIIPVIIGDSQAAVRLCHRLMQHGIHVQPMVYPSVPYDSARLRFFLSCLHTEEQIHLTVSAIAKEISRLNS
- a CDS encoding acyloxyacyl hydrolase, yielding MSALSQEASPQDDISPASIPALTESSPSALPPAASTEFLLPPDSTDVIAESPMPLTSYQAADLLNMAALLPSELAATADYPPESDANERAIAQAEPAPPSAPERFGAVGQNYWYVQAGPSISFDPDDDGFAAFGLAGAGITDFFAHGHSINLELNKLKFIQPGDDAVGLNLGLILRWHFVREDTWSLYVDGGAGFLVTSEDVPAEGGSQFNFTPQVGGGATFRMRDQEHLMVGLRWHHISNAELYPPNPGRDSILLYVGYMWPR